AGACTTGCACATATCAACTCCAAAATATCTTCTGTAGCTTGTTGGAATGAATTTCTCTGCTGGTCCATCTTCCAAAACATCATTACAGTGCctgtgaaaataaaaaatacattattttaatcATTGTTAAATTTCAACACATGCACAACTTAGCATTAAAACCATTAACATATAGAACAAGTCATGTATAAAAAAGCAAAATGTCTTGTTAGAAGACAATAAGCCATGAATTGCGAACAATATGCAATAGATAAGTTTGTAAAAAAATCACTAACTACTTAAATGTTATGAAGATCCAAACAGTTCCTAATGACAATTGATGATAAAAAATAATGGTTGGATTAAAATCTGCAACAaaaaaaaggtttaaaatactttaaaacggacctcagggcctagaaaaattttGGCATAACTTCCACGCAAGTAGGAAATAccagaaaatataaaaacacacaacaacaatatatatattcgaaataaatttaaatacgaCGATACACCACACCTATCACCTACACAGCAAGACCATACATCACACCTATCACCTATAATTACCACATTCTTTCAACATATCCCGAAAGTAATGAAGAGATCCACATGTCATGAACCAAAAAACGTGcaacaaaaaaaatcacatttcaATCCAGTATCACTTGTATTATTGATCCACAAACTGAATGAAAAATGCAAGAAACCAAAATAATATCACTTTTGAAATACACGAAAAAGATGTTATAAAAATCTTAAAGTAGAAACAAGAATTTTACCCAACTTAGAAGCTAAATCAtgtgcaaaatgactatttcTGAAATAGCCCGTAAACATGTTAAAAAGTATAACGATAATGTCCAAATCCGTTCAATATGAGCTGTATTTTTTCAAATAAGATGAACTCATGTCCTACCTATTCATAAATATGATCTTGTATGCATTCGGCCAGCTCGGTGCGCACCTCATCAGTTTCTTCCATAGAATACTCCATTTTTGTGAACTATGAACATAGTCAAAAAGTATATTAGTAAAAAAACACAACTTGGTGAATTTTCAAAATGATAAGTAGCTAGATAACttgtaattattttatataagcATGATAATATTACTATCGATCGTAGTGAATCCCCCTCAAGAGTTTCAAATTCTTCAGTGATCTGCCTCATGACTCTCATCACATAATAACCACATTGTTTCGCATCCGGTTGCTTAGGATCCTATGTTAAAAAATGTCGAATTGTTAATGACAAATATACGCATTAAAAAATTAGCTCGAATGAGAATTACACATACCTTTATGACTTCCCATTGTACACGCTTTCTTCCTTTCCTTCCTTTAGTTGAGTTAAACATTCTCAACTCCCTTCATTAACATTGAACATAGTTAATATATGAGTGTTTTTTCATTAAatgaaatgcatcattaatATGGAATATAAACTCACATTTCCACAACATATTTCCAATCCTCATCGCGAATGCGATGACATAGGGAATCCAGCAAATAAACAATCTCCTTATAAGGCTCGATGACGGTGAGAGTCCAATGAAAACTACACACGAACATAATAAGTGTAtgtaattcaataaaaaaaaacaattgaaaATTATATTAGGATCTTACTTACTCACAACAACTTGGAACCAAAACCAATTGATCCATTGCTGCACCACTTAGCCTATCCGCTAAATAACTCGCCCTCTTGTTCAACCTTTCAGTTTTACCTGTTTTGTCATGTATATTTTTTTGCAAATTTGGGATGCTGTGTGGATTAACGAATCTGAATTTGTCAATCTTGTTTTCTTTCACCATCTTTTTATAAAGATGTCTGTCATTTCAagtaaaagaaaatcaaaattacACTACATACTAAACTAACAAATTATATACATCTTATATAATAATACaagaaaagaacaaaaaaatttaagttaatCGACGACTTACCAAATGTAGACAACTACACAATTTCCTGAAATTGGCTCCAAGTGATACAAAGGACTGATGTCCTCAAAGTGCAAGTTAACTTCATAATCATCTGCAAATACTTCATGATCTAAAAGAAATGCTAATTTCCTTCCATTTTCAAGGGCTGTCTTACAATAAAAATACACCATACGCATTGCTCTTGGCACATTTGATGACAAAGTCTGGTTTCTTTCGAAACTGACAGTTTTGTTCTTTTGACGCTTCTGATAATTGTATTGTAAAAATGTTAGATAGGTGCAATACTGGAGAATTTGACATACATTTACTTTGAAATATAAGCATACGTGTACCTCTTGTCGTAGTATTATCAAATGATTTGACCAAGCCACATGTGTGCCTACAGCATCACCAACATTTTCACATTCATTGGGAATCGGAACTGGCAAAAGTGCTGATTTTTGCATTGCTTCATCAATGGATACACACATGCAATTTTGAGGTAATGGAACACCATGAAGCAAGTTATTAACTCCATTGACCTCAACAACTGTTCCATATACAACAATGTATGTGCTAGAATCCAATGTCAAAATAACTGGTTTCCCCTAAAAGAAAAATAGTTATGTCAATGAATTGTACTAACTCTTCctctaaaaaatatttcttctgtatattccaagatcgatctgagatctgggtatcaccagctgagggtccgagattctgatataccgaagacagcatttagaaccaggtatggacattatgaatttattgttatgccatttggtttaacgaatgctccagctgtatttatgtgCCTGATGAACCGTATCCTCTAGAAGTACCTTGacgattttgtgattatattcattgatggtTTTCTGATATATTCAAAGAATAAGACTGATCATGCTAATTATTTGAGAACAATGTTGAGAACTTTGAGAGCAGAAAAATTGTACGCCAAACTGtcgaagtgtgagttctggctgaAGCAAGTTGTGTTTCTGGGGCATATCGTATCGGGAGAGGGTATTTCTGTTGACCCTAGTAAGGTCGAGGCTGtaatcagttggcctagaccgacatcagtgccagagatacgcagtttcatgggtctagcaggctattaccggcgatttatcagagattttttccaatattgcaaagccgattacacagctaactcagaagaatgctccgtttgtgtgGTCGGAGGCTTGTGAATCTAGCTTCCTggagttgaagaaaagattaaccagtgctccagtgttgactatcccttcaggtactggtggttttgtcgtatattgtgatgcatctcacagagggctaggatgtattcttatgcagcgaggacatgtgattgcatatgcctcgagacagttgaagccacacgagactcgttacccaattcatgatcttgaattggcggccattgtgtttgcactgaagatatggcgacactatctctacggcgagaaatttgaaatttactcggatcacaagagcttgaacTACCTGTTTTCGCAGtccgaattgaatatgagatagcgtagatggctcgatttgttgaaggatttcgattgtgaaatcaagtactatccagggaagtctaatgcagcagccgatgccTTGAGTCAAAATGTAtgtgctctatccttatcgtcgataggtatttcgaatttgattgaagattgctgtttgtctgaattagcatttgatacagatagtagaccattgcgACTTGCTACAATTCAAAtggaaccagatttgattgttcgcattaaagaagcacagaaaaatgatcagaatgttcagaagtcgattgagatggtcagaactggacatcagtcagagtatCAAGTAGATGATcatattttgtatgtgaataaccgtcttgtagtgccagatgtttcagatttgaaacaacagattttatcagaagcgcactgtagtcggttcagtattcatcctggtggcagaaaaatgtacaatgatctgaagatacagttttggtggaaaaattaaatcagacattgcagagtttgtatctaagtgcctgaattgccaacaggtgaaggctgagaggaagaaacccggaggtttacttcagagcttatctattcccgaatggaaatgggatcacatttccatggattttgttacgaagttaccacgatcatctcggggctgtgatgcgatttgggtcgtgattgacagattgaccaaatcagcgttttttattccgtacagaatgacgtaccgtTATGATCAGAGggcagagatatatgtcagagaggtggtcagattgtatggtgtgccgaaatctatcgtatcagatcgtgatccctgatttacttcacatttctggaaaagtttacagcaggctttaggtacgacattgcacctgagtcctgcatatcatcctcagaccgatggacagtcagagcggactatccagacactggaagatatgctgagagctgtagtgttagattttggcactagttggcaagattcattaCCACTTTGttaattctcgtacaacaacaactatcagacgagcatcgagatggcaccgtttgaagcattatatggcaagaagtgcagatcccctctgtattgggatgatatatctgaagtaccagaacttgggcctgatatgattcgtgaaatgactgagaaagtaaaattgatccagaaaagaatgaagacggcgcaggatagacaagccatgTATGCGAATGTACGTAgtcgaccgttagtatttgaacaaggagacatagtatttttgaagatttctcctttcagaggcattgtcaggtttggcaaacgtgggaaattgtctcctagatacatcggtccatacgaaattcttgagaagattggtgatcgtgcatatagacttgctcttcctccttcgctatctgggatacatgacgtctttcatgtgtcGATGCTACGGAAATATCTGCCAGATacttctcatattcttcagcctgATG
The sequence above is a segment of the Primulina tabacum isolate GXHZ01 chromosome 6, ASM2559414v2, whole genome shotgun sequence genome. Coding sequences within it:
- the LOC142548082 gene encoding uncharacterized protein LOC142548082, which gives rise to MVKENKIDKFRFVNPHSIPNLQKNIHDKTGKTERLNKRASYLADRLSGAAMDQLVLVPSCCDFHWTLTVIEPYKEIVYLLDSLCHRIRDEDWKYVVEMELRMFNSTKGRKGRKRVQWEVIKDPKQPDAKQCGYYVMRVMRQITEEFETLEGDSLRSIFTKMEYSMEETDEVRTELAECIQDHIYE